In one window of Rhizobium sp. ACO-34A DNA:
- a CDS encoding phosphoribosyl-AMP cyclohydrolase: MTTIAFDPPPSDKHALEEDTRFTPKFDEKGLLTAVVTDARDGELLMVAHMNAEALALTLETGIAHYYSRSRGKIWKKGESSGNLQGVREIRTDCDQDAVWLKVEVAGHDATCHTGRRSCFYRSVSLSGDTPRLDITDNHRHFDPDAIYGGPDKKA, from the coding sequence ATGACGACGATCGCCTTCGATCCGCCCCCGTCCGACAAGCACGCGCTTGAGGAAGACACCCGCTTTACGCCGAAGTTCGACGAGAAGGGTTTGCTGACGGCCGTCGTTACCGACGCGCGCGACGGCGAACTCCTGATGGTCGCGCATATGAATGCCGAAGCGCTCGCGCTGACGCTCGAAACGGGCATCGCGCATTATTACAGCCGCTCGCGCGGGAAAATCTGGAAAAAGGGCGAAAGTTCCGGCAATCTGCAAGGCGTAAGGGAAATCCGGACCGATTGCGACCAGGATGCCGTCTGGCTGAAGGTCGAGGTGGCTGGCCACGACGCAACCTGTCACACGGGGCGTCGATCCTGCTTTTATCGGAGTGTATCGCTCTCCGGCGATACGCCGCGCCTCGACATCACCGACAATCACCGTCACTTCGATCCCGATGCCATTTATGGCGGACCGGACAAGAAGGCCTGA
- a CDS encoding GTP cyclohydrolase I FolE, with protein sequence MDAIVNKLSSETDRPSREEAEEAVRTLLRWVGDDPSREGLLDTPKRVVKAYRELFAGYDADIDEVLGTTFEEVAGYNDIVLVRDIPFFSHCEHHMLPVIGKAHVAYLPDGRVLGLSKIARVVEVFGRRLQTQEAMTAQIATAIDETLRPQGVAVFIEAEHMCMAMRGVQKSGSTTLTTTFTGRFKDNAAEQARFMSMVRGR encoded by the coding sequence ATGGATGCCATCGTCAACAAGCTATCGTCCGAGACCGACCGCCCGAGCCGCGAAGAGGCTGAAGAGGCTGTCCGTACGCTGTTGCGCTGGGTTGGCGACGACCCCAGCCGCGAAGGACTTCTCGACACGCCGAAGCGCGTGGTGAAGGCCTATCGCGAGCTGTTTGCCGGCTACGATGCCGATATCGACGAAGTGCTCGGCACGACCTTCGAGGAAGTCGCGGGCTACAACGATATCGTGCTGGTGCGCGACATTCCGTTCTTCTCGCATTGCGAACATCACATGCTGCCGGTGATCGGCAAGGCGCATGTGGCCTATCTGCCGGACGGTCGCGTACTCGGTCTTTCCAAGATCGCCCGCGTGGTCGAGGTGTTTGGCCGGCGCCTGCAGACGCAGGAAGCAATGACGGCGCAGATCGCCACCGCTATCGACGAAACCCTGCGTCCGCAGGGTGTGGCCGTCTTCATCGAGGCAGAACATATGTGCATGGCCATGCGCGGCGTGCAGAAGTCGGGCTCCACTACGCTCACGACCACCTTCACCGGCCGGTTCAAGGACAATGCCGCCGAGCAGGCCCGCTTCATGTCGATGGTGCGCGGCCGCTGA
- a CDS encoding iron-sulfur cluster assembly scaffold protein: MDDIYNSKILDFAGNIVRTGRLDDADAVSEKHSKLCGSRVRVYLKMDGDVVTDFSHEVRACALGQASSSIMARHVVGATAGEVRAARDDMLTMLKDGGEGPSGRFEDMRFLKPVRDYKARHASTMLTFEAVVDCIDQIEAGAAATAKVG, translated from the coding sequence ATGGACGACATATATAATTCCAAGATTCTCGATTTCGCGGGTAACATCGTCCGTACCGGCCGGTTGGACGACGCAGATGCGGTCTCCGAGAAGCACTCGAAGCTTTGCGGCTCCCGCGTCAGAGTCTATCTCAAGATGGACGGAGATGTCGTGACCGACTTTTCCCATGAGGTGAGGGCTTGTGCTCTCGGTCAGGCATCTTCTTCGATCATGGCGCGCCATGTCGTGGGAGCGACAGCCGGGGAGGTTCGCGCCGCTCGTGACGATATGCTGACCATGCTGAAGGATGGCGGCGAAGGTCCCTCCGGCCGCTTCGAGGACATGCGCTTTCTGAAGCCGGTCCGTGACTACAAGGCCCGCCATGCCTCCACCATGCTGACCTTCGAGGCCGTCGTGGACTGCATCGACCAGATCGAAGCTGGCGCTGCCGCGACCGCGAAGGTAGGCTGA
- a CDS encoding membrane protein insertion efficiency factor YidD: protein MCDQPGCGHDRPRAEARRGRNYVGPFRKTPDRLLGMALIRLYQLTLSSFVGNSCRHMPTCSEYGYEAIARHGLWAGGWLTLFRVGRCGPGGTWGVDPVPEALDRTYNWWAPWRYWRAGRKRRDIGGNA, encoded by the coding sequence ATGTGCGACCAGCCGGGTTGCGGCCATGATCGGCCCCGGGCGGAGGCTCGGCGCGGACGAAATTATGTCGGTCCTTTCCGCAAGACCCCTGACCGGCTTCTCGGCATGGCGCTCATCAGGCTCTACCAGCTGACGCTCTCCAGTTTTGTCGGCAATTCATGCCGCCACATGCCGACCTGCTCGGAATACGGCTACGAGGCAATTGCCCGCCATGGTCTCTGGGCAGGTGGATGGCTGACCCTTTTTCGCGTCGGGCGCTGCGGACCCGGCGGCACCTGGGGCGTGGACCCGGTGCCGGAGGCGCTCGACAGGACCTATAACTGGTGGGCGCCATGGCGCTATTGGCGGGCCGGCCGCAAGCGGCGGGATATCGGCGGCAACGCCTGA